A section of the Chelmon rostratus isolate fCheRos1 chromosome 16, fCheRos1.pri, whole genome shotgun sequence genome encodes:
- the LOC121619976 gene encoding cilia- and flagella-associated protein 69-like: MDSGRVAHRRKPDIPVIRPRASDESQHIQQVNTKSLELSKVIRLLEDPLTANLKERHLFVLKKLLKRSQIGFLLKELTGIAKILNICAEKVKDHPDFVPILCEALKICGLPFLKERASDELNYAQDVVEFLSHMGCLMRVSDAEVRQQIVESVKSFYSSVAPKQLLDGTDHLSKPKPRTFHSDNRFSRLSLRLQPTSPGYRLQLLERSGLAQTLLLSMAALENQPAIKLQLLQTLQILSSSSDMNCVLILSARGAETICLHMNEPDPSGQILLRSSKILWNLLERGSKEEVTAQLSSMECVLSLKEAFFHQLMNSVRQSDLQLTNDLLVITTLIAENPNSLLIESSFARQLVVLATFPELKSNNPLVHNLKLNFSNEDLKMKKLLLNLLVVMSKDLAALQLYKEERVMPALLAFVKPPAASSERRPGSGGQEELQLQALATLATIAPLMLDDYKSCQGNTHLLLLLDWCVKKDAHFSQGHSFHATGGRGSKKAQMRHCIRVLRSVVSSGEDSGHQSLCDQGIMNRLLGILMQMEASPDEEDVVTVEIKSDILMILSMLCENDMHRKELFGSEGVEMAVHFLRKGSSRFYSGLGHNKLILSTVDCVWSCIVGCYTTEDYFLAKEGAFLLLDLLSSSPRCGHCSILATLLELCDNRNTLSHILSWRDHSGQTAPRLLLQLWREEEEELKVSRNQHGGIADPQRPILSLYQQEDTQLSFPANVPSAAVLEISENLRSKIYSIFCKLGFQDLPGLSAEHYVTLSIVRGYLDFKVGEVWEEIIKELSLDSVRPISPDEEALSTIREIAEDTAGRVAAEQNSILEQQEKEEIGEEELMYKEIMSRWKQRELTAKSWDSYVSKTSNYEILKEVKAQREKYIESSRPKPKYEDAAVHHTEHFVGQVMSVESTDAQGPAGAKLMLARAPIKTVGQDVAGPTTQDPEYFSTVSAKD; the protein is encoded by the exons ATGGATTCAGGCAGAGTTGCGCACAGAAGAAAACCGGACATTCCTGTAATCAGACCAAGAGCATCAGATGAGAGCCAGCATATTCAGCAGGTAAACA CTAAAAGTCTTGAACTCAGTAAGGTGATTCGTCTTCTTGAGGATCCTTTGACA gCTAATTTGAAGGAGAGGCACCTTTTTGTCCTGAAGAAACTACTGAAGAGAAGCCAAATCGGCTTT CTTTTGAAGGAGCTGACAGGCATCGCCAAAATACTCAACATCTGtgcagagaaagtgaaggaTCACCCTGATTTTGTGCCCATTTTGTGTGAGGCACTTAAAATTTGTGG GCTTCCCTTCCTGAAGGAGAGAGCATCTGATGAGCTGAACTATGCCCAGGACGTCGTAGAGTTCCTCTCTCACATGG GCTGTCTGATGAGAGTGTCAGATGCTGAAGTGAGACAGCAGATAGTTGAGTCTGTGAAATCGTTCTACAGCTCTGTGGCTCCTAAACAGCTGCTCGATGGTACGGACCATCTCTCCAAGCCAAAGCCTCGGACTTTTCACTCTGACAACCGATTTTCTAGACTTTCACTAA GGCTCCAGCCAACGTCTCCAGgctacaggctgcagctgctggagcgCAGTGGCTTGGCTCAGACATTGCTCCTCTCCATGGCCGCTCTGGAGAACCAGCCCGCCATcaagctgcagctcctgcagacaCTTCAgatcctctccagctcctctg ATATGAACTGCGTGTTGATACTGAGTGCACGGGGAGCAGAGACGATCTGTCTCCACATGAACGAACCTGACCCGTCCGGTCAGATCCTGCTCCGCTCGTCCAAGATCCTCTGGAACCTGCTGGAGAGAGGCAGCAAGGAGGAGGTCActgctcagctcagcagcaTGGAGTGTGTCCT ATCTCTGAAAGAAGCGTTTTTTCACCAGCTGATGAACAGCGTCCGACAGTCTGACCTCCAACTCACAAATGATCTGCTTGTGATCACAACTCTCATCGCTGAGAATCCCAACTCTCTGCTTATT GAGAGTTCATTTGCCAGACAGCTTGTTGTACTTGCCACATTTCCAGAGC tgaaaagTAACAACCCTTTGGTGCACAACCTCAAGCTCAACTTCAGTAACGAAGACTTGAAAATGAAGAAGTTGCTGTTGAATCTGTTGGTTGTAATGTCAAAGGACTTAGCTGCCCTACAG CTTTACAAAGAAGAGCGAGTTATGCCGGCCCTGCTGGCGTTCGTGAAGCCACCCGCTGCCTCGTCTGAGCGGCGACCAGGTTCAGGAGGCCAGGAGGAGCTCCAGCTGCAGGCGCTGGCCACCCTGGCCACCATTGCTCCACTTATGTTGGATGACTACAAGTCCTGTCAGGGAAACACGcatctgctgctcctgctggacTGGTGCGTCAAGAAAG ATGCTCACTTTAGTCAGGGCCACAGCTTCCATGccacaggaggaagaggcagtAAAAAGGCTCAGATGAGGCATTGTATCAGAGTGCTGAGATCTGTGGTGTCTTCTGGCGAGGACTCAGGCCACCAGAGCCTTTGTGATCAAGGAATCATGAACCGTCTCCTGG GGATTCTTATGCAGATGGAAGCAAGTCCTGATGAAGAGGATGTCGTCACCGTGGAGATTAAGTCAGATATTCTGATGATACTTTCAATGCTGTGTGAGAACGACATGCACAGAAAG GAACTGTTCGGCTCAGAGGGAGTTGAGATGGCAGTTCACTTCCTGAGGAAAGGCTCCAGCAGGTTCTACAGCGGGCTGGGACACAACAAGCTCATCCTCTCCACAGTGGACTGTGTGTG GTCCTGTATTGTGGGCTGCTACACCACAGAAGATTACTTTTTGGCTAAAGAGGGGGCGTTTCTTCTGTTGGACTTACTCAGT TCGAGCCCCAGATGTGGACACTGCAGCATCCTCGCCACCCTGCTGGAGTTATGTGACAACCGCAACACTCTGTCTCACATCCTGAGCTGGAGGGACCACAGTGGTCAGACGGCTCCCagactcctgctgcagctgtggagggaggaggaggaggagctgaaagTCAGCCGAAACCAACATGGAGGGATCGCAG ATCCCCAGAGGCCCATCCTCAGTCTTTACCAGCAGGAGGACACCCAGCTGTCATTTCCTGCTAACGTACCGagtgctgcagtgctggagATATCAGAGAACCTGCGGTCAAAGATTTACTCCATCTTCTGCAAACTTG GGTTTCAAGACCTCCCTGGATTATCAGCAGAACACTACGTGACGTTGAGCATCGTGAGGGGATATCTGGACTTTAAG GTCGGTGAGGTGTGGGAGGAGATCATCAAGGAGCTGAGTTTGGACAGCGTGAGGCCGATCAGCCCTGACGAGGAGGCTCTGAGCACCATCCGTGAGATTGCAGAGGACACGGCGGGGAGGGTCGCGGCAGAACAAAACAGCATCCTGGAGcaacaggagaaggaggaaatcGGCGAGGAGGAGCTCATGTACAAAGAG ATTATGTCTCGCTGGAAGCAACGGGAGCTCACGGCCAAGTCGTGGGACAGTTACGTTTCCAAGACTTCAAACTATGAGATCctgaag gaagtgaaagcgCAGAGGGAGAAGTACATTGAATCATCCAGACCCAAACCAAAGTATGAAGATGCTGCAGTTCATCATACAGAG catTTCGTCGGGCAGGTCATGTCTGTAGAGAGCACAGACGCTCAGGGGCCTGCAGGTGCGAAATTGATGCTGGCCAGAGCTCCCATCAAGACTGTAGGTCAGGACGTAGCGGGACCCACAACGCAGGACCCGGAGTACTTCAGCACCGTATCTGCAAAAGACTGA
- the LOC121620113 gene encoding serine/arginine-rich splicing factor 10-like isoform X1, protein MARYMRPPNTSLFVRNISDESRPEDLRREFGRYGPIVDVYIPLDFYTRQPRGFAYIQFEDVRDAEDALHSLDRKWVCGRQIEIQFAQGDRKTPNQMKSKERRSPGRSSRYDDYDRDNRRRRSRSRSYDRYRSRSPSYDRHRRRSESPRESRGRMYARGRSRSREDDRYRQRPRRESRGRSRSRSKSASPRENVNPASTSHYTEEEVRRTHSPSRSRSQSASRSRSRSRSRSRSWAGRKSGGR, encoded by the exons ATGGCCAGATACATGAGGCCCCCAAACACGTCTTTGTTTGTCCGAAACATCTCCGATGAATCCAG GCCTGAGGATTTGCGGCGTGAGTTTGGCCGCTATGGGCCGATAGTAGATGTCTACATCCCACTTGACTTCTATACACGTCAACCAAGAGGATTTGCATACATTCA ATTTGAGGATGTGCGTGATGCAGAAGATGCTCTTCACAGCTTGGACAGGAAGTGGGTTTGTGGCCGGCAGATTGAAATCCAGTTTGCCCAGGGTGACCGAAAGA CACCAAACCAGATGAAGTCAAAGGAAAGGCGTTCTCCGGGCAGATCTTCCCGATACGATGACTATGATCGCGACAACCGGCGCAGACGTTCACGCAGCCGCAGCTACGACCGATACAGATCACGCAGCCCGTCTTATGATCGTCATCGCAGACGGTCGGAGAGTCCTCGAGA GTCTCGTGGACGGATGTATGCGAGAGGAAGAAGCAGGAGCCGCGAGGACGACAG ATACAGGCAGAGGCCTCGCAGAGAGTCCAGAGGGAGATCTCGATCACGCTCCAAATCGGCATCTCCACGAGAGAACGTCAACCCAGCGTCGACTTCCCATTACACCGAGGAAGAAGTGAGACGGACACACTCCCCATCCCGCTCCAGGTCCCAGTCCGCGTCGAGATCACGCTCCCGTTCACGCTCTCGGTCCCGATCTTGGGCCGGACGCAAGTCAGGAGGACGCTAG
- the LOC121619362 gene encoding Na(+)/H(+) exchanger beta-like — MAVLRPARSSSGPRLTGSLCVLLLVFVSAASASRDAVAGHNETWRNPAQVTEEDSHHQSNSTAPRKAFPVLSFNYDHVRKPFEISLWILLALLMKLGFHIIPRVSNVVPESCLLIVVGLLVGGIIKAIGEEAPVLDSKLFFLYLLPPIILDAGYFLPIRAFTENMGTILVFAVVGTLWNAFFVGGMMYGVCQIEGAKLGGVDLLSCLLFGAIISAVDPVAVLAVFEEIHINELLHILVFGESLLNDAVTVVLYHLFEEFSHAGTVTVVDAVLGVVCFFVVSLGGIMVGAIYGILGAFTSRFTSHTRVIEPLFVFLYSYMAYLSAEVFHLSGIMSLIACGVMMRPYVEANISHKSYTTIKYFLKMWSSVSETLIFIFLGVSTVAGPHAWNWTFVIFTVILCLVSRVLGVIGLTYIINKFRIVKLTKKDQFIVAYGGLRGAIAFSLGFLLTNNEMKNMFLTAIITVIFFTVFVQGMTIRPLVELLAVKKKKENKGSINEEIHTQFLDHLLTGIECICGHYGHHHWKDKLNRFNKTYVKKWLIAGERSTEPQLISFYNKMEMKQAMMLVESGSAAKLPTIVSSVSMQNIQPREPVRRRAIPSISKSREQEIRKILRNNLQKTRQRLRSYSRHDLMLDPFEDNVSEVHFRKQRVEMERRMSHYLTVPANRQETPPVRKVCFESEHQVYTYDNSESPRGQAAEPNPSPPDAVSLLNESPQRPSQSSAQRAKGGAELRVKVPDEQEEQDQLKLSRCLSDPGPNKEEEGDGSFLS, encoded by the exons ATGGCTGTGCTCCGTCCCGCCCGGAGCAGCTCCGGACCGCGTCTGACGGGCTCATTGTGCGTTTTGTTGCTCGTCTTCGTCTCCGCTGCCTCCGCGAGTCGTGATGCTGTTGCGGGACACAACGAGACGTGGAGAAACCCTGCCCAGGTGACGGAGGAGGACTCCCATCATCAAAGTAACTCCACTGCTCCCAGGAAGGCTTTCCCCGTCCTCTCCTTCAACTACGACCACGTCAGGAAGCCCTTTGAGATCTCTCTGTGGATCCTCCTGGCCCTGCTGATGAAACTTG gttttcacaTCATTCCCAGAGTGTCGAACGTCGTCCCAGAGAGCTGTCTGCTGATCGTCGTCGGCCTGCTGGTGGGGGGCATCATCAAAGCCATCGGAGAAGAAGCCCCCGTCCTCGACTCTaagctcttcttcctctaccTGCTGCCCCCCATCATCCTCGATGCCGGCTACTTCCTGCCCATCCGGGCCTTCACAGAGAACATGGGCACCATCCTGGTGTTCGCGGTGGTGGGGACGCTGTGGAACGCCTTCTTCGTCGGCGGGATGATGTACGGCGTGTGTCAGATTGAAGGGGCCAAGCTGGGCGGCGTGGACCTGCTGTCCTGCCTGCTGTTCGGCGCCATCATCTCGGCCGTGGACCCCGTGGCCGTCCTGGCCGTGTTCGAGGAGATCCACATCAACGAGCTGCTGCACATCCTCGTGTTCGGGGAGTCGCTCCTCAATGACGCCGTCACTGTG GTTCTGTATCACCTGTTCGAGGAGTTCTCCCACGCAGGGACTGTGACTGTGGTCGACGCCGTCCTCGGCGTGGTCTGTTTCTTCGTGGTTTCGTTGGGAGGCATCATGGTGGGGGCCATCTACGGCATCCTGGGTGCCTTCACGTCCCGCTTCACCTCCCATACCCGAGTCATCGAGCCCCTGTTCGTTTTCCTCTACAGCTACATGGCTTACCTCTCGGCTGAGGTCTTCCATCTGTCGGGGATCATGTC GTTGATAGCATGTGGCGTTATGATGCGGCCATACGTGGAGGCCAACATTTCCCACAAGTCGTACACCACCATCAAATACTTCCTGAAGATGTGGAGCAGCGTGAGCGAGACgctcatcttcatcttcctcgGTGTTTCCACTGTGGCCGGCCCTCATGCCTGGAACTGGACCTTCGTCATTTTCACTGTGATCCTCTGCCTGGTGTCGAGAGTGCTGG GAGTCATTGGGCTCACATACATCATCAATAAATTCCGTATCGTGAAGTTGACCAAAAAGGACCAGTTCATCGTGGCCTACGGTGGCCTGCGAGGTGCCATAGCCTTCTCACTGGGGTTCCTGCTGACCAACAACGAGATGAAGAACATGTTCCTTACCGCCATCATCACAGTCatcttcttcactgtctttgtgCAG ggaATGACGATCAGGCCTCTGGTGGAGCTTctggcagtgaagaagaagaaggagaacaaAGGATCAATTAATGAGGAGattcacacacag TTCCTGGATCATCTCCTCACAGGAATTGAATGCATCTGCGGCCATTATGGACATCATCACTGGAAAGACAA GCTCAACCGCTTCAATAAGACCTACGTGAAGAAGTGGCTGATCGCGGGCGAACGCTCCACCGAGCCTCAGCTCATCTCCTTCTACAACAAGATGGAGATGAAACAGGCCATGATGCTGGTGGAGAGCGGGAGCGCCGCCAAGCTGCCCACGATTGTGTCGTCTGTGTCCATGCA AAACATTCAGCCCAGAGAGCCGGTCAGACGACGGGCGATCCCGAGCATCTCGAAAAGTCGCGAGCAAGAGATCAGAAAGATTCTGCGAAACAACCTGCAGAAGACCAGACAGAGG CTCCGATCCTACAGCAGACACGACCTGATGCTCGACCCGTTCGAGGACAACGTGAGCGAAGTTCACTTCAGGAAGCAGagggtggagatggagaggagg ATGAGTCACTACCTCACAGTTCCTGCAAACCGCCAGGAGACGCCACCAGTAAGAAAAGTCTGCTTTGAATCAG AACACCAGGTTTACACTTACGACAACAGCGAGAGCCCCAGAGGCCAAGCGGCTGAGCCAAATCCCAGCCCTCCTGATGCCGTCAGCCTGCTGAACGAGTCACCCCAGAGGCCCAGTCAGAGCAGCGCACAGAGAGCCAAAGGCGGCGCTGAGCTGAGGGTCAAGGTGCCGGACGAGCAGGAAGAGCAGGACCAGCTGAAACTATCCCGCTGCCTTAGTGACCCCGGTCCAaacaaggaagaggaaggagacgGCTCCTTCCTCTCATAA
- the LOC121620113 gene encoding serine/arginine-rich splicing factor 10-like isoform X2, which translates to MARYMRPPNTSLFVRNISDESRPEDLRREFGRYGPIVDVYIPLDFYTRQPRGFAYIQFEDVRDAEDALHSLDRKWVCGRQIEIQFAQGDRKTPNQMKSKERRSPGRSSRYDDYDRDNRRRRSRSRSYDRYRSRSPSYDRHRRRSESPRESRGRMYARGRSRSREDDRQRPRRESRGRSRSRSKSASPRENVNPASTSHYTEEEVRRTHSPSRSRSQSASRSRSRSRSRSRSWAGRKSGGR; encoded by the exons ATGGCCAGATACATGAGGCCCCCAAACACGTCTTTGTTTGTCCGAAACATCTCCGATGAATCCAG GCCTGAGGATTTGCGGCGTGAGTTTGGCCGCTATGGGCCGATAGTAGATGTCTACATCCCACTTGACTTCTATACACGTCAACCAAGAGGATTTGCATACATTCA ATTTGAGGATGTGCGTGATGCAGAAGATGCTCTTCACAGCTTGGACAGGAAGTGGGTTTGTGGCCGGCAGATTGAAATCCAGTTTGCCCAGGGTGACCGAAAGA CACCAAACCAGATGAAGTCAAAGGAAAGGCGTTCTCCGGGCAGATCTTCCCGATACGATGACTATGATCGCGACAACCGGCGCAGACGTTCACGCAGCCGCAGCTACGACCGATACAGATCACGCAGCCCGTCTTATGATCGTCATCGCAGACGGTCGGAGAGTCCTCGAGA GTCTCGTGGACGGATGTATGCGAGAGGAAGAAGCAGGAGCCGCGAGGACGACAG GCAGAGGCCTCGCAGAGAGTCCAGAGGGAGATCTCGATCACGCTCCAAATCGGCATCTCCACGAGAGAACGTCAACCCAGCGTCGACTTCCCATTACACCGAGGAAGAAGTGAGACGGACACACTCCCCATCCCGCTCCAGGTCCCAGTCCGCGTCGAGATCACGCTCCCGTTCACGCTCTCGGTCCCGATCTTGGGCCGGACGCAAGTCAGGAGGACGCTAG
- the LOC121619838 gene encoding LOW QUALITY PROTEIN: fatty acid-binding protein 10-A, liver basic-like (The sequence of the model RefSeq protein was modified relative to this genomic sequence to represent the inferred CDS: inserted 1 base in 1 codon) has translation MMTTRTTNILXVTQQAGMDFNGTWKVYSEENIEEFLKVIGAPEMVIKMRKDVKPVIVIEQNGKDFTCTMKTPICTKVHSFSIGKESEMTALDGKKLKCMVSEENGKLIAVTDKFTCVREIQGDDMVETLTAGSVTCISRSKRV, from the exons ATGAtgacaacaagaacaacaaacatCC CTGTAACGCAACAAGCAGGCATGGACTTCAACGGCACTTGGAAAGTTTATTCTGAGGAAAATATTGAGGAGTTCTTAAAAGTAATTG gTGCACCTGAAATGGTTATCAAAATGCGAAAGGATGTCAAACCAGTGATCGTGATTGAGCAGAATGGCAAAGACTTCACCTGCACAATGAAGACTCCCATCTGCACCAAAGTCCACTCATTCAGCATCGGGAAGGAGTCAGAGATGACTGCTTTGGATGGCAAGAAGCTTAAG TGCATGGTGAGTGAGGAAAACGGCAAACTGATTGCTGTGACCGACAAGTTCACTTGTGTCCGAGAGATCCAAGGGGATGACATGGTTGAG ACACTCACTGCTGGCTCTGTAACTTGCATCAGCAGAAGCAAACGAGTCTGA